AAAATTCTTTCTGACTTAAACCAACGAGGCTCTCTCCAGCTGCTGTTTAACTGCGTGCCTATTGCCGGCGAATATGATAATGCCGGCTGCGTTTTAACATTTCAGAATATTGCCCAAATCCAGGCTGAAGAAGGACAAGTGCGAAAGAAAATGTACAAGTCCAGTTTCAGGGCCAAGTACCAGTTTTCTCAGATTCTTCATCAAAGCAGTATTATGGATTCTGTCATCTCAGACGCCACGGATTTCAGCTATTCTGACTCAAATATATTAATTTACGGGGAAACCGGTACTGGAAAAGAGCTGTTTGCTCAAAGCATACACAACAGCAGCGCCAGAAGAAACGGTCCCTTTGTAGCTATTAACTGCTCCGCTCTCCCGGAAAATCTTTTGGAAAGCGAGCTTTTCGGCTACGTAGAAGGCGCTTTTACTGGAGCGGCCAAAGGGGGAAAAATGGGATTTTTTGAAATTGCCCACAAAGGTACTATTTTTCTGGATGAAATCGGAGATATTTCCCCTAAGCTGCAAAGCCGTCTCCTTCGTGTTCTTCAGGAAAGGGAAATTATTAGACTTGGAAATGATGCAGTCATTCCTATTGACGTGCGGGTGATTTCCGCTACTAATAAGAATTTAAAGGAGGAAGTGGAAAAAGGCACTTTCCGCCAGGACCTTTTGTACCGGCTGGATGTGTTGGAATTAAACCTGCCCCCTTTAAGGAAACGCCCCGGCGACATCCGCCTGCTTTTAGAGCGTTTTATTCAGTTTGAACATGAGAGAACCGGCTGCCGCCTGTGCAGGCTTTCCAGCAATGCGGCCAAGCTTTTGTCCCAATATTCCTGGCCTGGAAATATTAGGGAAATGAAAAATTTCTGCGAGCGGCTTTGTATCCTCTGCCACAAAGAAGAGGCCAGCTCTGATTCTGTGCTGCGGGCCCTGCCTGATATTTTAGACCATCCTCAGGATTCATCCTTAGAGCAAACTGTCTCCGTCCAGAGCGACCCTAATTTATACGACGAAAAAGCTGCAATTTTAAAAGCTCTGGCCTCTTTTCGCAATAACCGAGGCAAAACTGCAGAATATCTTGGCATGAATCCCAGCACTTTGTGGAGGAAAATGAAAAAATACGGCATATCAGTACCCAGATAAAAAGGGCGGCGGCTGATTGGGGGTAGAATCAATCAGCCGCCGCCCTGGGGTAAGCAACTATAATTTATAAATTTTTCCGTTTTTCATTACCATAGAAACATCTGATAATACTGACACGTTTTCCAGGGGATTTCCCGATACTCCTATAATGTCAGCGGCCTTTCCTGCTTCCAGGCTTCCTGTTTTCTCACTGATTCTGCACACCTTCGCCGCATTGCTGGTTACTCCCTGCAGCGCATACCTTTTGTCTGCTCCCAGCTCCACCGCATACTCTACTTCTCTGTACAAGTATGTATGATATGCGTCTGTTCCCAGCACAAAGGGGATTTTGGCCTTTACCAGCTTCTCCAGGTTCCTTCTTACCTTTTCTCTGTTCATACGGAACTTGTACGCATTGGACTCTGACAAATGGGCTTCTCTTGTTGGGTCCAGGAAGATTCCTGATGTTAAGTCCACCCAGCTGTCCGACTTGCTTAACAGCTCAATGTCTTCCTCTGTAGCTGCATACATGTGCTCTATGACAGCTACTCCTGCCTTTAGGCAGTCCTTTAGCCCCTGGCCTCCTATACAGTGGGCTGCCGTGGGAATATTAAGTCTGGCTCCCTCCTCCACTACTGTGCGGATTTCCTCCAGGCTTAAATAGCTGGGCACAAAATCGTCTGTCAGAGACAGATTTCCAGGCGTCACAAATACTTTCAGAAGATCTACGCCCTTTTTCATGTTGGCCCTGGCTGTTTTTCTCATTTCCTCTGCGCCGCTGTGATCGCTTCCAATATAACCGTGGCCGTGAGCTCCCTTCATGCCGATGCCGCCTACCAGCAGATTCGGTCCCTCCACAACGCCTTCCTGAATCAGGTGTTTCAGCTCCACATCAATATAATACTTATCAGCCAGGTTTCTGGCTGTAGTAACTCCTGACATTAAATCGTCTTTTAAAGCGTTGATTGCTAAAGCTGTCAGCTTGCTTTCGCTGGATGTAGCCAGCATTTCCAGATGCTCCGGCAGTCTGGCGTCTAAGGTCACATGATTGTGGCACTCTATAAGACCTGGCATTAANCCCTCCACAACGCCTTCCTGAATCAGGTGTTTCAGCTCCACATCAATATAATACTTATCAGCCAGGTTTCTGGCTGTAGTAACTCCTGACATTAAATCGTCTTTTAAAGCGTTGATTGCTAAAGCTGTCAGCTTGCTTTCGCTGGATGTAGCCAGCATTTCCAGATGCTCCGGCAGTCTGGCGTCTAAGGTCACATGATTGTGGCACTCTATAAGACCTGGCATTAAGGTTTTATCTCCCAGACAAATTTCCCTGCAGTTTTCAATATTCTTTTGCCTGTACTGGTCTTGTGGCAGAATTTCTTCAATCAAACCGTCTTTTACCAAAACACATACATTTTCCTGCTGATCCAGATTCATTCCTACTAAAGCCTTTTCAGCCAGTAATGCAATATAGTCCATTTTTACTCCTCCCCTGCTTTTGCCTTTTTCTTTTTATCCATAGCTGCTTTTACAAATGGGAATGCAAAAGAAAATACAGTAAACAGCATTAATACAGTTGTCAGCGGTCTCTGGAAAATTTCCAGAATTCTGCCTTCGTACATTGTGCTTGTCAAAGAAACTGCTTTTTCCAGCATCGGTCCCAGCAAAAGAGCCAGAGCAATAGGGGAAGTAGGATAATCATTTCTCAGCATAATATAGCCGATTACCCCGGAGACAAACATAACAAATACGTCGAACATGGTTTTGTTAATAGAAAATGTTCCCACTACTGCAAGAACTACAATCACTGTAGCCAAAATTGCTTTTGGTATAAGCAGAATCATGCTTCCACATTTGCAGTAAGCAATACCTACAAAGTACAGCAGCAAATTAATAATGGCAAAACCAATAATCAAGGTATATACAGTAGCCGCATTTTCAATAAACAAGTTTGGACCTGGCCTTACTCCGTGAATAATCATTGCGCCTAAGAAAATTGCCGCTGGCGCGCTGCCTGGGATTCCCAAAGTTAAAAGAGGAATTAAAGATCCGCCTGTTACTCCGTTATTCCCTGACTCAGCAGCCACAATTCCCTCTGCAGAGCCATTTCCAAATTCTTCTGGTTTTTTAGAGGCCTTTTTCGCCTCATTGTATGCCAGAAAAGCTGCAATATCAGGGCCTGCTGCAGGGATAATGCCTGTTATAATACCAATAATTGTGGACCGGAATGCATTTACAATATTTTTTGTAATATCAGTCATTCTCAGCTTCATAGAGCCTACTTTTCCCGTTTCCGCCATTTTTCCCAAAGGATCTTCTAACATCTTAAATACCTCTGGAAGGGAGAACAAACCGATTAGTACCGGCACCACCTGAAAACCGCCGGCTAAAGCCGGGAATCCATATGTAAATCTGGGGAATCCCATAACAGGGTCCTGGCCGAAGGTGGCAATCAGCAGGCTGACTACCGCTACCAGGCAGCCCTTGTACAGGTTATCCTGGGAAAGCATAACTACTACGCTTAAACCAAAAATAGCTACAAATATCTGCTCCGGCGCTCCTACCATCATAGCAATCTTAGCTAACAACGGGGCGCACACTAAAAGAGCAATACTGCTGAAAAATCCGCCGAAGGCTGAAGCCAAAGTAACTAAATTTAACGCTCTTCCTGCCTCCCCCTTTTTCACTAAAGCCTTTCCTTCTAACGCTGTAGGAGCTGAGGCAGGAGTTCCTGGAATACCTACTAAAACTGCTGGAATAGAACCTCCGTAAACTCCGCCGCAGTATAAACCGCTAAGGAGAAGAAGGGCTGCTCCCGGCTCCATTGTATATGTAAAGGGAACAAAGATCGCAACTGCCATTGTGGCTGAAAAGCCTGGCAAAGCTCCGAAAAGCACTCCGATTACAAGGCCGCCCAGACAAATCAGCAGATTCATGGGCTGCATAACATTTGTAAATCCAAGTAATATATTTTCCATGACATAACCTCCTCTCTATTACAGGGCAAATGTGATCCAAGTTCCTCTCGGCAGAATTACAGAGAGAAATCTTGTAAACACAAAGTATAAGAGCAGGGTCATAATTAAAGATAAAGCAATCATTACTACTTTACTTTTCAGTTTCAAATAGATAAGAGAAACTATGGAAAATAAAAGTGTAGACAAAATGTACCCTATTTTATCCAGTAAAAACAAATAAGCTACAATTAAAACTGCATATGGCAGAATAATTTTTACCTGAGCTCCCACCTGGGTTTCCACAATCCCCGCCTTTTTCACCTTTACAGCCTGAACTAGCAGCTGGATTCCAACCATAATATAGCTGGCTGTTAGTAAAATCGTTGGATACATTTTTGAATCGCTGGGGATAGCATCCATCTGCATGGTCAGGGAAAACAAAAAACCTAACAGTACGATTGAAATTATAATATCCGGGACATTCTTTTTCATACCTACCACTCCTTTGTCCTCTGGGAAAATTTTAATTAGCCTTCCAGATTTGCGCCTTCAATATAAGCTTTTACGCTGTCGTGATTTTCATCATAGAAAACCTTAAAGTCATTTAAGCCCATAAATTCTATTGTTAACCCTGCTTCTTTTGCTTTCTCCTGGAATTCTGGATCTGCGCACGCTTTTTCAAATGCATCAGAAATTTTCTGGAGAGCCTCGTCAGGTGTGCCTGCTGGGGCTACAAAACCTCTCCACATTGTAGAGGAAAATCCGTCTAAAGCTTCAATGCCAGACTCTGCCAATGTAGGAACATCTGGAGCCAGTTCATTTCTTTCACTGCTTGTAATTGCAATAGGAACTACGTTTCCTGCGTCAATCTGGGCTAAAGCTTCGCTGACAAAAGGAGTTGCCACTGTACAGTCTCCGCTGGCCACATCATTAATTGCCGCCGCTCCCCCTTCATATACAAGGCGTTTGTAATTTGTTCCTGTAGCCTCCTCAAACTCCATTTTCAGGAAATCCCAGTGTGTCCACGCTCCGCCGATTCCCCACAATGTTTTTCCGTCAGAGCCTGCGTCAATTAATCCCTGTACATCTGTAATACCAGACTTTTTGCTGGCTACAATAATATGAGGATCTGCTGTAAACTGACAAATAGGAGCAAAGGAATCTTTATTATAGCTTACGCCTTCAAATAATAAGTCGTCGTTAGAGTTAGTAGAAGCAAAATATGCAAGAGTATATCCGTCTGGATTTGCTTTTGTCATCTGTGTCAGACCGATGGTTCCTCCGCCGCCTGTTACATTGTTAATTACAATGGACTGTCCCAGCTCTTTTTCTGCGTAAGAGCAAATAAGACGCGTAGCAATATCAGCTCCGCCGCCTGCGCCAAAAGGTACGATCATTTCAATGGTCTTGTTTGGAAATGATCTGTCTGAGGGCGCCTGTGTGTCTGACTGGTTTCCTGCTGCCTGTGCATCTGCATTTGCGTTTGTTTCCCCACTGCCTCCAGAACATGCTGCCAAGCTTCCAGCCACCACTGCCGCTGCTGCTAATACCATCCATTTCTTTTTCATTTCTAATACCTCCCAATTTTTTTATTGATGATACACAAATAGAGAGCAATATTAATACCAAATATCATATTTTTTCACAAAAGATGATTTTTTTGTATAAAGCTAATAAAAAGAAATTGCCTTTTTATGCATATTGCCTATACCTTCAGAAATTTTAGCAAAACTTTAACTTTTCCATATTTTTCCTTTTTATTGCATAATTGCTTTTTATTGTATTATATTTTATTTAATTGCATATATTTGCATTATTCCAATATATCAAAGTATGTGCAGCAGCGCATACCGGCGCCTGAAGGCGGTTGCTTTGAGGGCGGTTGCTTTCGCAGCCATTTTCCTTAGGCGCGGAGTGATAAAAAAGCGCCTGAAAATACATTCGCATTTTCAGACGCCTTATATTACTATTTTGCTATGTCTATTTGATTTATTATTTCACTGCAGCTATTTCCTGTGCAATATTCAGCACATGGTCTCCGATTCTCTCAAAGTCTGTCAGCATTTCAGAATATAAAATACAAGCTTCCTCAGAGCAGACTCCCTGTTTCATTCTTTCAATATGAAGCTCTCTGTACTTTACAGTCATATCGTCGATTTTCTGCTCTAAAGCAGAGATCTTTGAAAGCCAGGTAACTGTCTCCAGTTTGGGCTCCTCCAAATATGCAAATATTTCTCCGCATACCTGCTGCATTTCCTCAATTTCCTTTTTTGCTCCCTCAGAATATATAATTTGATTTTCACTTTTAATTTTCGTGTACCCGCTAATATTTACAGCGTGATCTCCGATTCTTTCAATATTGCCTAAAGCATTAAAATACGCGCTGATGGTTTCCGAGCTTTTTTCATTTGTCTCATAAACCAGCATTTTAGATATAGAACAGCTGATTTCTTTATTGAGAAAGTCTATATATTCCTCTCTTTTTTCAACGTTTTCCATAATCTTAATATCACTGTCTAAAAAAGCCTGGAAGCTGTCGTGCACATTCTTTTTAGCCATATTCATCATTCTGAATACTTCCTGCTGCAGCTGTTCAATATAAATGGCTGAGTAACCAATACCGCTTTCAGAAACTCCATTTACGCTTTTTAAATACCGCAGGGACATTCCCTCTTCCATGTCCTCTTCTCTGTCAGGAAGAATCTTTTCAGCCAAAGAGGCCAGATTTGTTCCCAGAGGCAGAAGCAGCAAGGTAGTAACAATATTAAATAAAGTATGCATATTAGCAATCTGGGCAGCCGGTCCATAGGGAGTAAAAGACTCTACCAAAGACACTAAAGGCGTTACCATACAAATAATTGTAAACACAATGGTACCAATAATATTAAACATTAAATGGATCACTGTTGTTCTTTTGGCATTGCGGCTGGTGCCGATTGAAGCCAAAACAGCTGTAATACATGTGCCGATATTCTGTCCGAAAAGCACGTAAACAGCGCTTGGCAGGCCGATAACTCCGCTTGTGGCCAATGCCTGTAAAATACCTACGGAAGCAGAGGATGACTGAATTACTGCCGTAAATAACGCGCCGGCTAAAATACCAATCAGAGGATTGGAGAATTTTGTGATCAGATCAATAAAGGCCGGAAGCTCCCTGAGAGGCAGCATAGCCTCGCTCATCATTTCCATGCCAATAAAAAGAATTCCAAGTCCTGCCAAAATCTCGCCAATATGCTGAGCCTTTTGGTTTTTCACAAAAGTAACCATGGCAACGCCGGCAAATGCAAACAAAGGGGCTATGGCTCCTACGTCTAAAGCAATCAGCTGCCCTGTTATAGTAGTACCAATATTAGCGCCCATAATAATCCAAACTGCCTGGCGCAGATTCATCATTCCAGAGTTTACAAATCCTACTACCATAACCGTGGTGGCTGAAGAGGACTGAATCACTGCTGTAATTCCTGCTCCTACAGCTACGCCCATAAACCGGTTTGCCGTCAGCTTTTCTAAAAGCTGTTTCATCTTATTTCCCGCCGCGGCTTCCAGTCCCTGCCCCATCATCTGCATTCCGTAAAGGAACAGCGCCAAACCTCCAAGCAGGCCTAATATGTCTGTAATTTTCATATTCTTTCTCCCCTAGTTTGTGTTAGCATCTTTTACATTGACGCCAAAATTATATTAACATATTACAATTTCACCCTCAAGTTAATTTCACGTTAACACTATGTAAAATCTATGTAAAATCACAACTTTACAATCCGCTGGAGCGCGAAACTATTTGTTACCTAAAGTTCGCCATAGCAAAGTTTGGGGTTCCCGGAGTTTTTATGAAACGAGGAATAAGTGAAATAAAAAAAGACTGCCGCTGAATCATCAGTTTCCCTTCTGATTTTCATTCAGCTGCAGTCTCTTTGTAAATAAAAGTATTTAGAACAGAGGCACTACTGCGCCCTGATACTGTTCTTCCATAAATGTTTTTATTTCATCACTTGTAAGGGCTTCCATAAGAGCTTTAATGGCCTCATCATTTTCTTTTCCCTCCTGCACTGCCACTACGTTTCCGTATGTAGTTGCGCCGATAGAGTCTGAATCCTCAATAGCCAATGCATCTTCCACAGATAACCCGGCGTCAATGGCGTAGTTTCCGTTAATAACCGCAATATCTACACTGCTAAGAGAACGTGGAATCTGAGCTGCCTCTACCTCGTAAATATCTAACTTCTTCCCATTTTCTACAACATCATTTTTTGTAGCTTTAAGACCTGCGTCCTCTTTCAGCTTAATCAGCCCCTGAGCCTCTAAAAGTAAAAGAGCTCTGGCTTCGTTTGTAGCATCATTAGGAACCGCTACCTTAGCTCCCTCTGCTAACTCCTCCAGAGAAGCTGTTTTTCCTGCGTAAATTCCAAATGGCTCATAGTGAATTGCCCCTGCAGAAACCAGCTTTGTGCCTCTCTCAGCGTTAAACTGCTCTAAGTATGGGCCGTGCTGGAAGTAATTGGCGTCTAAATCTCCTGCGTCTAAGGCCAGGTTTGGCTGTACATAATCTACATATTCCACAATCTGAAGATCATATCCTTTTTCCTTCATAAGCTCCTTAGCTGCTTCTAAAATTTCTGCATGAGGAGCAGGGCTTGCGCCTACTTTTACAGGTTTTAATTCCCCTGCTGCTTCTGTAGACTCTGCTGCTTCTGAGGTTTCTTCCTTGTCTGCTGTTTCTTTGCTTTCAGCTGCTGTTGTCTGCTGTGCAGAAGACTCCTCTGCTTTGTTTTGGCCGCAGGCTGTGAGAGCTGCTGTTGCAATTGCTGCCGCTGCAAGGATTGTCACAAATTTCTTCATAATTCTTTCCTCCTGTTAAATTGATTTATAATAAAACCTTTATGGTTCTACTACCTGAAATTTTATTGTCACCGAACTCTTTTGTCGCTGATTCTGGACGCCTTCATAAATGTTTCCTGGATAATCTGCACTACAATCACAAGAAGAATGACTGTTACTGCCATAGTGTCTATTTCATATCTGTAATAGCCATAATTAATTGCAATGGCGCCTAAACCGCCGCCGCCTACAAAGCCTGCCATAGCAGAATATCCTAAAATTGTTGTTACTGAAATAGCCGCCCCTACTAATAAAGAGGGCCTGGCTTCAGGAAGCAGCACCTTCCACACAATCTGACCTGTAGTAGCTCCCATAGACTTGGCTGCTTCAATTACTCCTGCATCCACCTCTTTAAAAGAGGATTCCACCATTCTGGCAATATATGGAGCGGCGGCAAATACTAGGGGAGGGATGATAGCCTTAGAGCCAATTAACGTGCCTGCGATTACTTCTGTTATAGGAATTACCATAATAAGCAGAATAATAAACGGAATAGATCTAAGCAGGTTAATAAACAGCCCCAGTATTTTCTGGAATACCGGCATAGGCTTTATTCCTCCCTTATCTGTAACTATTAAAATTATTCCCAGAGGAATTCCGATTAAATAAGCAATGGCAGATGAAACCAGGGTCATATATACTGTTTCCCAAATTCCCCTTGCCATCATTGAAATTGTTGTGGAATCAAAGGTCATTTTCTGTCACCTCCTCAAAGGGTACTTTTGAGGCAGTCAGATAATTTATCATCCTTCTGGCCTCTATTTCATCTTCAGACAGCTGGATAATCATTTGTCCCATTGCTGTTCCCTTAATGTCCTTTGTAGCTGCATACATAATGTTTACAGGAGATTTACAGGCCAGAATCATGTTGGCCAACACCGGCTCGTCGGAAGCTCTTCCGTCAAAAATAATACGGATCATTTTAGACTTTCCAAAGTCGCCGCTGTGAACAGTATCCCCCATAATCAGCTGCCTTCCAATATTGGATTTAGGCATTGAGAAAATCTTAGCCACAGATCCTACCTCTGCAATCTGGCTGTTGTCAATAATAGCTACCCTGTCGCAAATAGCTTCAATTACCGTCATCTCATGGGTGATCACAATCACTGTTACTCCCATTTTTTTGTTAATTTCCTTCAGCAGATTTAAAATAGCCTTAGTTGTGTTAGGGTCCAGGGCGCTGGTGGCCTCGTCGCAGAGCAAAACCGCCGGGTTGGTAGCCAAAGCTCTTGCTATAGCCACTCTCTGCTTTTGCCCTCCTGAAAGCTGAGCCGGATAAGCCTTGGCCCTGTCTGTTAAACCTACTAACTCTAGCAGCTCCTCCGCTCTTTTTTTAGCCTGATCCTTAGGGGTTCCAATAAGCTCTAAAGGAAAACAAATATTTTGTATTACGTTTCTCTGAGCCAACAGGTTAAACTGCTGGAAAATCATGCCCATAGATCTTCTGGCTTTTCTGATTCCCCCTTCCCCCATCTTAGACATTGGCTGTCCCTGGAAAATCACATCCCCGCTGGTGGGAACCTCCAAATAATTAATACACCTTACTAAAGTACTTTTTCCCGCCCCGCTAAGGCCGATAATTCCAAAAATTTCTCCCTGCCAAATATCCAGATTAATATTATCCAGGGCCTTTACCGTCCCATTTGACGTAATAAATTCTTTTCCCAGCTTCTCCAGCCGGATAATAGGACTGTCCTGCTTCCTCTCTTCCATATGCCCTCCTTATGTGAAATAAACAATAAAACAAGCCCACACATTATCTGCATGGGCCTGCGAATATACTTTCACTCTTTTCAACCTGGATGCCCTCTTTAAAAAGGCATCTTCACAAAAACCATACATGAACCTGCATTTAATTTTTGACGCGCACAAACATACGGCACATGACTTTCATCATGCCGGTACACATCATCATGCAGTTGTTCATGGTTTTAGCTGCGAACATAGGTCTTTCCTCCTTGAGTCATCTCAATCCTTATCTATGTTATGGTTGATTGTATGTCAAAATACATGTATTGTCAAGCAATTTTTTATCTGCACAGCTGCACAATCACCTGAGCAAAAATTTTAGCCGCCATTGTCAGTTCCTCTACATAGGCAAACTCGTCGGCTCCGTGCATCCGATTGTCTGTGCCAGGCATAGCTGCTCCAAAAGCCACCCCGTTTTTCAGGCTGTGAACATAGGTGCCGCCTCCAATGGCCAGGCACTCTCCCTTATTTCCTGTATACTCTTCATATACATTTAAAAGAGTGGAGATAAACGCGCTGTTTTCATCTACATGGTGAGGAGGAACCATATTTTCTGTAAGAAACTTAAAACCCTTCTCCTCTATTTTTTCTTTTGCCTTTTTTAAAGTATTTTCTTCATTGCTGCAGATGGGGCAGCGGCTGTCAAACCATCCCTCCAGCCCTGTCTCCCCAACCTCCAGCATACTAAAAGCTAAGGTCAGAGGGCCGGAAATATCATCCTTCATAGCAATCCCCAGCTGCTCTCCCAAAAAATCTCCATGGGGAAACATAAGGCTTAATTTTCTTACGGCGTCTACAGCTTCTGACTTTTCAAATGGCAATATGGAAATTAAGCTTAAAAGCCCTGTAAGAGCGTTATTTCCCATTTCAGGCTGAGCGGCGTGGGCCCCTTGGCCTGTGGCGGTAATCTTTACAATTGTATCATCAGGAGCCATGGTGTAGTCGCTGTACTCCATTTCAAAAGATACTCCTGTTGCAGCTTCTGTCTCCCTAGCTGCTTTTTCCATAATCTCCGCCTGAAATCCCTGAAGCACTGCCCAAGCTTTTCCAGGCGCCACATTCAGCTTTGTACCTGCGTGAATAGACAGCAGTCTGGGAAGTCCCTCTTCCTTTTCCCATGTGGCTGTAAAATGGCCTTCCAGTCTGCCTTTTTCTGTATTCACTACAGGGAAATCCCCGTCAGGAGAAAAGGTCATAGGAGCTTCCGGCTCTTTTGCATAATACTGTTCAATATCAGAACTGCCGCACTCCTCATCTGTCCCTAAAATTAAGCGCGCGTTTTTAGATACTGGAATATTTAACTCCTTTACCGCCCTCATAGCGTACAAGGCCGCCACTGCAGGCCCCTTGTCGTCGGCAGTTCCTCTTCCGTACAGCTTTCCGTTTTTTATTACAGGCTGGAAAGGCTCTGTCTCCATCCACCCATCTCCTGCCGGCACTACATCTAAATGTGCCAGAATATCCAGGCATTTTTCCCCTGTATTTAAATCTGCTGTTCCCACATAAGAGTCATAGTTTTGTATAGAAAAACCGTACTTTTCAGCCATGGCAAGGGCTGTCTGCAAAGCTGCATCCACTCCCTCCCCAAAAGGCATTCCCTCTTTGTAAGCCATTTTTTCACTGTTAATTCTGCACAGCGTCATAATGTCGTCCAGCATTTCGTCCTTGTGTTCTTCTATATAAGCCTCAATTTCTTTCCTGTATTCCATATGCTCTGCTCCCTTCCAGTCACGGCTTTTCCACGAAATCTTTCTCTTATTTATGCAAACATAGAAGCCAGAATCTCATTTACCAGTTTTCCGTCTGCTTTGCCCTTTACCTTAGGCATCAGAACCTTCATAATCTTTCCCTTATCCTTCGCCGTTGGGCTGTCAATCTCCAGTTCCTTTAACACCTGTACAATGATTTCCTTAATCTGGTCTCCTCCCATATCCTCCGGAGCAAATTCCTTATAAACCTTTAGTCTGGCTTCTGCTTCAGCCCTAATATCATCTCTGCCTTCTGGAGCTGTGTCGTAGGTTTCCTTTGTCTGCTTTATTTCCTTTTTTACAATTGCATTTTCTTCGTCCTCTGTTAAAGGCTGTCTTTTATCAATCTCCCCGTTTTTCAAAGCGCTTAACAGCATAGAAAGAGCGTCTTTTCTCTCCTTGTCCTTGGCCTTCATTGCCTCCACCATAGCAGCTCTTACAACATCAATTTTGCTCATACTACAGGACCTCCTTTATTCATGTCAATTTATTAAAATTGTATTAGTTTCTTCCAAATTCACTAAGCTTTAATCCTGGATTTCTCTCCAGAACCATTCCCACGCTCCAGCTGTTAATAAACAGAAGCAGCGGATTGTCCTTTAAGTCCTTGATTCTCTTCATATCAGAAGTG
The window above is part of the Lachnoclostridium edouardi genome. Proteins encoded here:
- a CDS encoding sigma 54-interacting transcriptional regulator: MIRMVFYAPYPQILPIIEQVFKERPDRAELQYQVIQDFFNNPLENVTADVVVARGFTAHMMQKKGIVCAELKVSGYDVIAAINKCLHLSPAKKIAVVGAFNMIYGAEAINPIFPDVTLTCYPIMDETQLETTILKARDDGNTFMVGGYTTVEIAKKYNIPAVMIESGRESVNTAIADAKAAAEIALREKEKSNEIANIMNYSFQGIISTNRAGIITYANSYCHTIMRDIKSPLTGHHLSEFFPDIPVDQVITQGRKILSDLNQRGSLQLLFNCVPIAGEYDNAGCVLTFQNIAQIQAEEGQVRKKMYKSSFRAKYQFSQILHQSSIMDSVISDATDFSYSDSNILIYGETGTGKELFAQSIHNSSARRNGPFVAINCSALPENLLESELFGYVEGAFTGAAKGGKMGFFEIAHKGTIFLDEIGDISPKLQSRLLRVLQEREIIRLGNDAVIPIDVRVISATNKNLKEEVEKGTFRQDLLYRLDVLELNLPPLRKRPGDIRLLLERFIQFEHERTGCRLCRLSSNAAKLLSQYSWPGNIREMKNFCERLCILCHKEEASSDSVLRALPDILDHPQDSSLEQTVSVQSDPNLYDEKAAILKALASFRNNRGKTAEYLGMNPSTLWRKMKKYGISVPR
- a CDS encoding amidohydrolase family protein; the protein is MDYIALLAEKALVGMNLDQQENVCVLVKDGLIEEILPQDQYRQKNIENCREICLGDKTLMPGLIECHNHVTLDARLPEHLEMLATSSESKLTALAINALKDDLMSGVTTARNLADKYYIDVELKHLIQEGVVEGLMPGLIECHNHVTLDARLPEHLEMLATSSESKLTALAINALKDDLMSGVTTARNLADKYYIDVELKHLIQEGVVEGPNLLVGGIGMKGAHGHGYIGSDHSGAEEMRKTARANMKKGVDLLKVFVTPGNLSLTDDFVPSYLSLEEIRTVVEEGARLNIPTAAHCIGGQGLKDCLKAGVAVIEHMYAATEEDIELLSKSDSWVDLTSGIFLDPTREAHLSESNAYKFRMNREKVRRNLEKLVKAKIPFVLGTDAYHTYLYREVEYAVELGADKRYALQGVTSNAAKVCRISEKTGSLEAGKAADIIGVSGNPLENVSVLSDVSMVMKNGKIYKL
- a CDS encoding tripartite tricarboxylate transporter permease, producing the protein MENILLGFTNVMQPMNLLICLGGLVIGVLFGALPGFSATMAVAIFVPFTYTMEPGAALLLLSGLYCGGVYGGSIPAVLVGIPGTPASAPTALEGKALVKKGEAGRALNLVTLASAFGGFFSSIALLVCAPLLAKIAMMVGAPEQIFVAIFGLSVVVMLSQDNLYKGCLVAVVSLLIATFGQDPVMGFPRFTYGFPALAGGFQVVPVLIGLFSLPEVFKMLEDPLGKMAETGKVGSMKLRMTDITKNIVNAFRSTIIGIITGIIPAAGPDIAAFLAYNEAKKASKKPEEFGNGSAEGIVAAESGNNGVTGGSLIPLLTLGIPGSAPAAIFLGAMIIHGVRPGPNLFIENAATVYTLIIGFAIINLLLYFVGIAYCKCGSMILLIPKAILATVIVVLAVVGTFSINKTMFDVFVMFVSGVIGYIMLRNDYPTSPIALALLLGPMLEKAVSLTSTMYEGRILEIFQRPLTTVLMLFTVFSFAFPFVKAAMDKKKKAKAGEE
- a CDS encoding tripartite tricarboxylate transporter TctB family protein — encoded protein: MKKNVPDIIISIVLLGFLFSLTMQMDAIPSDSKMYPTILLTASYIMVGIQLLVQAVKVKKAGIVETQVGAQVKIILPYAVLIVAYLFLLDKIGYILSTLLFSIVSLIYLKLKSKVVMIALSLIMTLLLYFVFTRFLSVILPRGTWITFAL
- a CDS encoding tripartite tricarboxylate transporter substrate binding protein — encoded protein: MKKKWMVLAAAAVVAGSLAACSGGSGETNANADAQAAGNQSDTQAPSDRSFPNKTIEMIVPFGAGGGADIATRLICSYAEKELGQSIVINNVTGGGGTIGLTQMTKANPDGYTLAYFASTNSNDDLLFEGVSYNKDSFAPICQFTADPHIIVASKKSGITDVQGLIDAGSDGKTLWGIGGAWTHWDFLKMEFEEATGTNYKRLVYEGGAAAINDVASGDCTVATPFVSEALAQIDAGNVVPIAITSSERNELAPDVPTLAESGIEALDGFSSTMWRGFVAPAGTPDEALQKISDAFEKACADPEFQEKAKEAGLTIEFMGLNDFKVFYDENHDSVKAYIEGANLEG